TCTCAGCTCCCTTGGAGAGCCAGTGCAGGAAGAGGCTGTGACACCTCTAGAGGTGTTGGTGTGCCTCTGCTGGGCCCTTCTTGCCTCTGGCTCCGCATGGGCAGCCCAGGGCTCAGGGAGGCTGTGCTCGGCCTGCAGGTTCCCGAGCAGGCAGTGAGCCAAGCCCACCCCAGGGAGGCAGTGCGGCGGGGCCCTCTGCGCCCCCAGAGGAGATCTGGGTGCTGAGGAAGCCTTTTGCAGGTAGGCCAGGGGCCTCCAGATTACTGGGGTGGTAGCACTTGTGCCAGGCACCACTGTGGGGCTCAGGCAGTGGCCAGCGTCGGCCTCACGCGCCTCCTTCCGCTGGCAGGTGGAGACCGCAGTGGCAGCTTGAGCAGCGGGACTGGTGGCCGGAGCAGCGGGGGCCACGCCCTGCATGCAGGCTCGGAAGGCGTTAAGGTCAGCGGGGTGGAGACTGGGACCGGGTAGCCAGGGTGGCCAGCCTGGAGCAGTGCCAGTGAGCAGCGTGTCTGGGTTGCAGCTCCTGGCCACGGTGCTTTCCCAGAAGTCTGTCTCTGAGTCCAGTCCGGGGGACAGCCCTGTCAAGCCTTCTGAGGGTTCCGCAGGTAAAAGCAAGCACCCAGAGGCCCTGGCATGACAGAGGTCGCCCTTGCATAGTCCGTGCCCTGCCACCCCCTCTCATCAGCAGGTGCTGGCAGGTCCCAGCCTTCAGCAGCCCATGCTGGGCAGCTCTACGGGGAACAGCCAGCAAAGAAACTGGACGCAGCTTCCGAGGGCAAGGTACAGGGCCCCGCGGGctcccagggtggggtggggactgaCGGTACGACGGGAACCCCGGcagcctgcccagcctggccacgGCAGCTGCCAGGAGCCTGGACAGGTCACACCCTGTCcttctgtccgtctgtccgtgtgtgcagctgtgtgtgcacacagatgTAGAGGTGTTTGTTGTCTGTCATGTAGGCTGTGAGCTAGTTGTGTGCACACTTGAGTGTGGAGGATgacatgttttgtgtgtgtgtgtgtgaatggtgtAATTGTGAGCCAGGCACCCGTGCGTGTGGCTAGGCAGATGGAAGGGGATGGGTGTGGCATGtgcgtacgtgtgtgtgcgcgtgcatgtgtgcagtGGGTTGCGTGTACATGCACCTGTGTGCTgggaggtgtgagctgctggctgaGTCTTGTACAGCAGAGGAGGCGAGGCCCCGCCTGTGGCACAGAGTCCACTTTCTAGGAAGTTGGGGGCACAGCGCTGAGCACAGCCCAGCCTGGAGCCCTTTTCCCCAGAGCCCTCTCCACCTGCCTCCCAAGATGGTGGTGGGAGTGCCTCCTGGTGCAGCATGGGGAAGGTCGGGCTGGGCAGCTGTGCCACGAACAACAACTGGACTTTCCTGGTGGAGCTCACAGAAGAAGGCTTGGAGGATCACAGACCGCCATGGTCAGGCTTGCCAGAGCCTGGCTGCACAGGTGGATCAAGGATGGAGGACCAAGCGCTCCTGCCCGCCAGCTAAACAGAAGGAGGTGctgaggaggctgggtgtggccCGGCAGGCGGCTGCAGCCCTGGTGCCTTGTGTCTTCCAGAGTGCTGAGGCAGTCAGCCAGTGGCTCGCCACGTTCCAGCTGCAGCTCTATGCTCCCAACTTCACCAGTGCCGGCTATGACCTGCCCACCATCAGCCGCATGACCCCGGAGGTGAGCTTGCTGCACGCCAGCCACCACCTGCCTCCTCCAAAGATGAGCCCCTGCCTTTTGCTAATGGGCCTCCTCTCCGCCCAGGACCTCACGGCCATTGGTGTCACCAAACCAGGCCACCGGAAGAAGATCACGGCCGAGATCAGCGGCCTGAGCATCCCTGACTGGCTGCCTGAGCATAAACCCGTAAGGCTCCCTGCACTCTGGTGGCTGAGCCAGGAccagcaggcagacagacagacaacagacaGGCTGTCTCCCTGATTCTagcgctcccctcccctctggggcCTCAGGGATTGGAGAATGGAGGATGGTCAGCTGGCAGGGAGCCACCCGGAGAGCCTGCGTGCCGGTCATGGGCACAGGAGCCTGCCCCTTAGGCAGGGGCAGGGCTAACACTGGGGGCTGTCAGGCTGCAAAGAGCCTGAAGCCAGGAGTATCCTTTCTACACTCAGGCAGACTCCCCATGGCACTGCCCACCATGCCCACACAGACTGCAGAGGGTCACGAACGATGCTGGCCACACAGCCTGTGTGAGAACCTCGGGCTAGTTCACGCGGGGTGTCCAGAGAGGAGGCGCGCACAGGGTCCTCCGTGCGTGCTGCCTGTGCTAGCAGCTCACAGTCTGGTTTCTGGTGGTACGTGCACAGACTGCGACCTGTGCTGTATGAACGGGTAGGTGCCTGGAAGGGGTTGGGGGGGCGACTTCTAGGCCCCTCAGCCTGACACTAGCACATAGAGTCAGTGCTCTCATGCATCTGTGGGAGAGAGGGGCTGCTGGCTGCCCATCCCCCTTCCCCTGGGCTCTGGCTCTTTTGATGCCTGCACTAGTCTACCCTGCCTTGCCCATCTGGTCAGTAGATCTGGGGCCTCCTGGAGCAAGCCTGGGCCCTCTGCGCCTCGCCTCACTCTGTCACTGGCATGAATGAGGATGCTGAGTGTGGGCGCATGGGTGGCATTGACTGGGTACTCAGGAGGTGACTGAGCTACTCTGAATGAAGAccatgtggagtgtgtgtgtggtgtgtatgccTGCACGCGCGCGCGCTATGGCTGTGTGGGGCGTGTGTTAGGTGCATGGCCATGTGTCTGATGTAGACAGGGAAGCTGTGAGCTTGGTGCAGGTGGCTAGAAGCAGGGTGTGTGCAGATACTCGTATCCAGCGTGACACCACTGTGTGTTGATGtcctgggtgtgtgggtgtgtctcAGGGCACTGTCTGTGGCCTCCTGGCCAGATCAGGAAATCCTTGCTTTTACTTAAAACTGTCCTGCGCCTAGGTccctgtgtgtgtttgcgtgtgttgGTGCGTACCAGTGCCCAGTGGGGATGCTGGGGTGCTGGCCTGGGGTCCTGTGGAGGCTGTGCCCATGCTGCCTTTCAGTACCGACACCTcaggcctgtctgtctgtccttctctctgttgTGCACTGCTGGCCTAGTGCCCCTTCCTCTAACAGCTCCCGAGGTGGGCAGGGTGTGAGCGGCTAGCTCCGGCTGCCCCTCGATGTCCATGCTCCATAGGCTAACCTGGCCGTGTGGCTGTCCATGATCGGCCTGGCCCAGTACTACAAGGTGCTGGTGGACAACGGCTATGAGAACATCGACTTCATCACTGACATCACCTGGGAGGACCTGCAGGAGATCGGCATCACCAAGCTGGGTGAGGGCCCATCCCCTGACCCCATGCCCAGCCCCCCGACCTCCTGGTTCTCCTGACCTGCCCCCACGCCCCACTCAGGGCACCAGAAGAAGCTGATGCTGGCAGTGAGGAAACTGGCTGAGCTGCAGAAAGCCGAATATGCCAAGTATGAGGGGGGACCCCTGCGCCGGAAGGCACCCCAGTCACTTGGAACCATGGCTATTGAGTCGCCACCCCCACCCGAGCCTGCCCCAGCTGACTGCCAGTCTCCTAAGATGACCACCTTCCAGGACAGTGAGCTCAGTGGCGAGCTGCAGGCCGCCATGACCGGCCCAGCAGAGGGAGGCACGGCCGCTGCCGAGAAGCCCTCCAAccatcttccccccacccccagggcatcTGGGCGGCAGGAGCCCAGCCTAGGGGGGCGGGCTCGGCACATGAGCAGCTCTCAGGAGCTGCTGGGTGATGGCCCCCCTGGGCCCAGCAGCCCCATGTCGCGAAGCCAGGAGTACCTGCTGGatgaggggccagcccctggcacgCCGCCCAAGGAGGTCCGGCCAGGTCGCCATGGCCACAGCATCAAGAGGGCCAGTgtgcccccagtgcctggcaaacCACGGCAGGTCCTCCCACAGGGTGCCAGCCACTTCACACCCCCACAGACACCCACCAAAGCCCGGCCAGGCTCCCCTCAAGCCCTCGGGGGACCTCATGGCCCAGCCACAGCCAAGGTGAAGCCCACCCCACAGCTGCTGCCACCAGCAGAGCGGCCTGCGTCACCTCGCTCCCTGCCTCAGTCGCCAACACATCGTGGCTTTGCCTACGTCCTGCCCCAGCCCGTGGAGAGTGAGACGGCACCAGCGGCACCAGGGCCTGCACCCCCACCAGTGCCAGCAGCTGTGCCCACTCTTTGCCTGCCCCCGGACGCTGATGTGGAGCCTGGGCGCCCCAAGAAGCGAGCTCACAGCCTGAATCGTTACACGGCGTCTGACAGCGAGCCTGAGCGAGACGAGCTGCTGGTGCCCGCCGCCTCAGGGCCCTATGCCACAGTCCAGCGGCGTGTGGGCCGTAGCCACTCCGTAAGGGTACCTGCTGCTAATGACAAGAATGTCAACCGCAGCCAGTCTTTCGCAGTGCGGCCTCGCAAGAAGGgacccccaccacccccgcccAAGCGCTCCAGCTCTGCCATGGCCAGTGCCAACATGGCCGATGAGCCAGCTCCAGATGCTGAGGCTGAAGACAACAGGCTGGGTGTCCGGGCTCAGCGCAGGCGGGCTAGTGACCTTGCAGGCAGTGTGGACACAGGCAGTGCTGGCAGCGTGAAGAGCATCGCAGCCATGCTCGAGCTGTcttccattgggggagggggccggggggctCGCCGGCCCCCCGAGGGCCACCCCACACCTCGTCCTGCCAGTCCAGAGCCTGGCCGGGTGGCCACAGTGCTGGCCTCAGTGAAGCACAAAGAGGCCATTGGGCTGGATGGTGAGGTGGTGAACCGGCGCCGCACTCTTAGTGGGCCTGTCACTGGACTTTTGGCTGCTGCCCGCAGGGGGCCTGGAGAACCAGCAGAACAGGGCCACTTTGTGGAGGATGGGGCAGCCAGGCAGCGGCCTCGAGGTCCAGCCAAGGCGGAGGCGAGTGTAGAAGGCCCACCCCTTGCCAGGGTGGAGGCCAGTGCCACGCTCAAGAGGCGCATCCGGGCCAAGCAGAGCCAGCAGGAGAATGTCAAGTTCATCCTGACGGAGTCTGATACAGTTAAGCGAAGGCCCAAGGCCAAAGAGCGGGAGGCTGGGCCTGAGCCACCCCCGCCGCTGTCTGTGTACCAGAATGGCACAGCCACTATGCGCCGCAGACCCACCTCAGAGCAGGCTGGAACCCCGGAGttgcccccaccacccccacctgcTGAGCCACCACCCATCGACTTGGTGCACCTGCCCCCTCTGCCCCTGCCTGATGGCGATGCCCGGAAGCCGGCAAAGCCACCTGTGTCTCCCAAACCTGTCCTGGCTCAGCCTGTGCCCAAGATCCAGGGCTCACCCACTCCTGCCTCTAAGAAGGTGCCGCTGCCAGGCCCTGGCAGCCCAGGTATGTTGTATGGGGAAGAGGGAAACCACCCTGACACACCACCCCAATCTTTGttggtggggtgaggtgggaatAGCTATCCATTGTGGGGTAATTCTGTGCCAGCCCTGAAGTGAGagccaagagcacaaggcccttctCTCACTAAGCCAACAAGGCACATTAAGCCTGTGCATGCTGGCACTAATGTGGGGAAGCCCTGGGAGTCTCGAGAATGACCTAGGTGCAGGTAAGGTGAGAGGAGTGCAGGCATGGGGCGGGTGCAGGAGCAGGTAAGGGAATGGGACAGGTGGAGGGGCCTCAGGGCATCCCGATAGGTGGATGGCCCATGTGGCTGCTCAGAGAAGCGTGAGGCAGGTGGGCTGGCTTGGTCGCTGCTAGTAGCATCTGGAGAAGAGCAGGGAGTTCACTGTTGAAGGTGAACACATGGGTCTCAGGGAGGCTGGCACCCCCGTGCCATCATCACGGTCTCCCTGCAGAGGTGAAGCGTGCACACGGCACGCCGCCGCCCGTGTCGCccaagccgccgccgccgcccacgGCACCCAAGCCGCCCAAGGCCACGGCTGGACTGCCGTCGGGCAGCGCCGGACCGTCGCCTGCGCCCTCGCCCGCGCGCCAGCCGCCCGCCGCCCTCGCCAAGCCGGCCGGCACGCCGCCTGCGCCCGGCGCCAGTCCTGCCGCGCCCCCGTCCCCGGGTGCGCCCCCGCCGCACGTGCCCGCCAAGCCCCCGCGCGCGGCCGCTGTGGTCCCCTCGGGGCCGCACCCCGCGTCCGACAGCGCCTCGCCTGGGGACAGCGccaggcagaggctggaggagaCGAGCGCGAGCCTGGCTGCGGCGCTGCAGGCGGTGGAGGAAAAGATCCGGCAGGAGGACGGGCAGGGTCTGGGGTAGGTGGGAGCCAGatgagggcggggcctgggcgggaggggcgtggcctggcccTGGAGTGTGGGTCCAGGAGCCGGGCCTGGGGTGGGATCTGCGTTCCCTCCTCAGCCGCCTTACATGtcctccccgccccagcccctccacGGCTGCGAAGAGCGCCGGAAGCATCCTGGACGACATCGGCAGCATGTTTGACGATCTGGCCGACCAGCTGGACGCCATGCTGGAGTGAGGAGGCCGCCCTTGTCGGGCCAACAGTGCCCCTGGCTCGGCTGCACACTGACCCTTACCTCAGACGGGCGGGCGCCTCCGAGCCGAGGGGCTGGAGCCGGGCTGGACGTGTGTGCTGCCCAGCTCTTGCACAAGCACAACTCCCGCCCCTGGCCCAGACCGGACGCCAGTCTGGAGGACTGCCTGGCTGGGGGCTCCAAGGGCTCTGGGCAGCCGCGCTGCCCCATGGGTGCCCGTCCCTGCCTGCTGTTCCCCGTGCAATAACTGCTAGGCCCCCTCTGCCTCACTGGTCGGCCCTGCACGTGGAGGgcggcccctcccctgcccggcCAGGCAGGCTGGGGCAGGGGTGTGGGGAAGGGTGGTAGCCCCTGAGGGCCCTAAGGCCCCCTCCCCAATCTGTGGCAGAGCACAGGCCTATGCCCAGCACAGAACTGCCCATTGGGGAACCTCTGCTAGCCGCTCCTCCAGAGCAGCACAAGGGACAGAGGGCCAAGACTGGCCCACCCCATTGCACCCCAGAATATAAGCTATCAAGAGTATTAATTTATTGGGAATGAGCTAAGGCAGATTTCCCTAGAGAACAAAAAGGTATAActttaacaaatatatatttaaagaaagaaatattattgAATCTATAGAAAACCATTTACCAACTGAAAAGACAGTGGAGTCCAGCTGGAGTCAAAAGCTGTCAGAGGCCCAggccatctgtctgtctttccctctctctgtccagGAGTGGTCCATGCCCCTAGCCACAAGCACACACAGGAGACTTGGTCCTGGATGGGggcctctcctctgctcttctaATGTCTCTGCGTCTGAAGAACTTGAAGGATGTGCCTTGCTCACTGACAGGCTGTGCCCTCCATGTCCCTGAGACCTCGGGGAAGGCTATGTCTTGGGGGTGCTGGGGAAGAGGGTGTGCCATGTGTTCATTGTGGTGAACATGGGCATGCAGCTGAGTGACAGCAGTGAGTGCATGCCAGGCTTGCAGGCGGATGTGCAGGGTGCCTGACCCTCctccccagggcccagggcccaccCTGTGCAGGCAGTCAGCCCCCTTGAGTTCCTACGGATGCTTTTGCTCATGGTCCAAGGCTGTGTTGTGTAGTTCTTcttgccctcttttcctccctccaaaaaaatacTGACTGGTCTCTATTGTGTTTGCTGATCCACAAGTGTTGGGCACAACtttgacatttctttaaaaaaaaaaaaaaaaaagaaaaattaaaaaaaaaaaaagccaaaaccagCAATTGTGGTATGGGCTAGTGAGGGGAGGCTGACCAAGGCTGTCTGGGAATGGGGCCCTTCTACTGTCACACCTGGCACTTCCCTGTGGATGGGCTGCTGGCCTCTCCTTGGTGGGGAGCCCAGGCTGGGGCCCtggcagtggggagggggggtctggGCAGGGAGCAGCTGTCAATAAACAGCAGAAAACTGAGCTGGCTGGCTCACTCTTTTGGGGACATATGTTGGGTAAAGGAAGGCTGACATTGGAGGCCAGGAGCCAAGGAAGGGAGGTTCCCCTCCCCAACGTCCCTGTGCATGAGTGTCATCAGGGCCACACAGTCCCCTGGCCCCACAACCCATCTCACTCACGACCACAGTCTGTACAGCTTTTATTTCAATCTG
This genomic stretch from Perognathus longimembris pacificus isolate PPM17 chromosome 23, ASM2315922v1, whole genome shotgun sequence harbors:
- the Caskin1 gene encoding caskin-1 isoform X3 encodes the protein MRPLHYAAWQGRKEPMKLVLKAGSAVNVPSDEGHIPLHLAAQHGHYDVSEMLLQHQSNPCMVDNSGKTPLDLACEFGRVGVVQLLLSSNMCAALLEPRPGDATDPNGTSPLHLAAKNGHIDIIRLLLQAGIDINRQTKSGTALHEAALCGKTEVVRLLLDSGINAQVRNTYSQTALDIVHQFTTSQASKEIKQLLREASAALQVRATKDYCNNYDLTSLNVKAGDIITVLEQHPDGRWKGCIHDNRTGNDRVGYFPSSLGEAIVKRAGSRAGSEPSPPQGGSAAGPSAPPEEIWVLRKPFAGGDRSGSLSSGTGGRSSGGHALHAGSEGVKLLATVLSQKSVSESSPGDSPVKPSEGSAAGAGRSQPSAAHAGQLYGEQPAKKLDAASEGKSAEAVSQWLATFQLQLYAPNFTSAGYDLPTISRMTPEDLTAIGVTKPGHRKKITAEISGLSIPDWLPEHKPANLAVWLSMIGLAQYYKVLVDNGYENIDFITDITWEDLQEIGITKLGHQKKLMLAVRKLAELQKAEYAKYEGGPLRRKAPQSLGTMAIESPPPPEPAPADCQSPKMTTFQDSELSGELQAAMTGPAEGGTAAAEKPSNHLPPTPRASGRQEPSLGGRARHMSSSQELLGDGPPGPSSPMSRSQEYLLDEGPAPGTPPKEVRPGRHGHSIKRASVPPVPGKPRQVLPQGASHFTPPQTPTKARPGSPQALGGPHGPATAKVKPTPQLLPPAERPASPRSLPQSPTHRGFAYVLPQPVESETAPAAPGPAPPPVPAAVPTLCLPPDADVEPGRPKKRAHSLNRYTASDSEPERDELLVPAASGPYATVQRRVGRSHSVRVPAANDKNVNRSQSFAVRPRKKGPPPPPPKRSSSAMASANMADEPAPDAEAEDNRLGVRAQRRRASDLAGSVDTGSAGSVKSIAAMLELSSIGGGGRGARRPPEGHPTPRPASPEPGRVATVLASVKHKEAIGLDGEVVNRRRTLSGPVTGLLAAARRGPGEPAEQGHFVEDGAARQRPRGPAKAEASVEGPPLARVEASATLKRRIRAKQSQQENVKFILTESDTVKRRPKAKEREAGPEPPPPLSVYQNGTATMRRRPTSEQAGTPELPPPPPPAEPPPIDLVHLPPLPLPDGDARKPAKPPVSPKPVLAQPVPKIQGSPTPASKKVPLPGPGSPEVKRAHGTPPPVSPKPPPPPTAPKPPKATAGLPSGSAGPSPAPSPARQPPAALAKPAGTPPAPGASPAAPPSPGAPPPHVPAKPPRAAAVVPSGPHPASDSASPGDSARQRLEETSASLAAALQAVEEKIRQEDGQGLGPSTAAKSAGSILDDIGSMFDDLADQLDAMLE
- the Caskin1 gene encoding caskin-1 isoform X1, coding for MGKEQELVQAVKAEDVGTAQRLLQRPRPGKAKLLGSTKKINVNFQDPDGFSALHHAALNGNTELITLLLEAQAAVDIKDNKGMRPLHYAAWQGRKEPMKLVLKAGSAVNVPSDEGHIPLHLAAQHGHYDVSEMLLQHQSNPCMVDNSGKTPLDLACEFGRVGVVQLLLSSNMCAALLEPRPGDATDPNGTSPLHLAAKNGHIDIIRLLLQAGIDINRQTKSGTALHEAALCGKTEVVRLLLDSGINAQVRNTYSQTALDIVHQFTTSQASKEIKQLLREASAALQVRATKDYCNNYDLTSLNVKAGDIITVLEQHPDGRWKGCIHDNRTGNDRVGYFPSSLGEAIVKRAGSRAGSEPSPPQGGSAAGPSAPPEEIWVLRKPFAGGDRSGSLSSGTGGRSSGGHALHAGSEGVKLLATVLSQKSVSESSPGDSPVKPSEGSAAGAGRSQPSAAHAGQLYGEQPAKKLDAASEGKSAEAVSQWLATFQLQLYAPNFTSAGYDLPTISRMTPEDLTAIGVTKPGHRKKITAEISGLSIPDWLPEHKPANLAVWLSMIGLAQYYKVLVDNGYENIDFITDITWEDLQEIGITKLGHQKKLMLAVRKLAELQKAEYAKYEGGPLRRKAPQSLGTMAIESPPPPEPAPADCQSPKMTTFQDSELSGELQAAMTGPAEGGTAAAEKPSNHLPPTPRASGRQEPSLGGRARHMSSSQELLGDGPPGPSSPMSRSQEYLLDEGPAPGTPPKEVRPGRHGHSIKRASVPPVPGKPRQVLPQGASHFTPPQTPTKARPGSPQALGGPHGPATAKVKPTPQLLPPAERPASPRSLPQSPTHRGFAYVLPQPVESETAPAAPGPAPPPVPAAVPTLCLPPDADVEPGRPKKRAHSLNRYTASDSEPERDELLVPAASGPYATVQRRVGRSHSVRVPAANDKNVNRSQSFAVRPRKKGPPPPPPKRSSSAMASANMADEPAPDAEAEDNRLGVRAQRRRASDLAGSVDTGSAGSVKSIAAMLELSSIGGGGRGARRPPEGHPTPRPASPEPGRVATVLASVKHKEAIGLDGEVVNRRRTLSGPVTGLLAAARRGPGEPAEQGHFVEDGAARQRPRGPAKAEASVEGPPLARVEASATLKRRIRAKQSQQENVKFILTESDTVKRRPKAKEREAGPEPPPPLSVYQNGTATMRRRPTSEQAGTPELPPPPPPAEPPPIDLVHLPPLPLPDGDARKPAKPPVSPKPVLAQPVPKIQGSPTPASKKVPLPGPGSPEVKRAHGTPPPVSPKPPPPPTAPKPPKATAGLPSGSAGPSPAPSPARQPPAALAKPAGTPPAPGASPAAPPSPGAPPPHVPAKPPRAAAVVPSGPHPASDSASPGDSARQRLEETSASLAAALQAVEEKIRQEDGQGLGPSTAAKSAGSILDDIGSMFDDLADQLDAMLE
- the Caskin1 gene encoding caskin-1 isoform X2, which translates into the protein MGKEQELVQAVKAEDVGTAQRLLQRPRPGKAKLLGSTKKINVNFQDPDGFSALHHAALNGNTELITLLLEAQAAVDIKDNKGMRPLHYAAWQGRKEPMKLVLKAGSAVNVPSDEGHIPLHLAAQHGHYDVSEMLLQHQSNPCMVDNSGKTPLDLACEFGRVGVVQLLLSSNMCAALLEPRPGDATDPNGTSPLHLAAKNGHIDIIRLLLQAGIDINRQTKSGTALHEAALCGKTEVVRLLLDSGINAQVRNTYSQTALDIVHQFTTSQASKEIKQLLREASAALQVRATKDYCNNYDLTSLNVKAGDIITVLEQHPDGRWKGCIHDNRTGNDRVGYFPSSLGEAIVKRAGSRAGSEPSPPQGGSAAGPSAPPEEIWVLRKPFAGGDRSGSLSSGTGGRSSGGHALHAGSEGVKLLATVLSQKSVSESSPGDSPVKPSEGSAGAGRSQPSAAHAGQLYGEQPAKKLDAASEGKSAEAVSQWLATFQLQLYAPNFTSAGYDLPTISRMTPEDLTAIGVTKPGHRKKITAEISGLSIPDWLPEHKPANLAVWLSMIGLAQYYKVLVDNGYENIDFITDITWEDLQEIGITKLGHQKKLMLAVRKLAELQKAEYAKYEGGPLRRKAPQSLGTMAIESPPPPEPAPADCQSPKMTTFQDSELSGELQAAMTGPAEGGTAAAEKPSNHLPPTPRASGRQEPSLGGRARHMSSSQELLGDGPPGPSSPMSRSQEYLLDEGPAPGTPPKEVRPGRHGHSIKRASVPPVPGKPRQVLPQGASHFTPPQTPTKARPGSPQALGGPHGPATAKVKPTPQLLPPAERPASPRSLPQSPTHRGFAYVLPQPVESETAPAAPGPAPPPVPAAVPTLCLPPDADVEPGRPKKRAHSLNRYTASDSEPERDELLVPAASGPYATVQRRVGRSHSVRVPAANDKNVNRSQSFAVRPRKKGPPPPPPKRSSSAMASANMADEPAPDAEAEDNRLGVRAQRRRASDLAGSVDTGSAGSVKSIAAMLELSSIGGGGRGARRPPEGHPTPRPASPEPGRVATVLASVKHKEAIGLDGEVVNRRRTLSGPVTGLLAAARRGPGEPAEQGHFVEDGAARQRPRGPAKAEASVEGPPLARVEASATLKRRIRAKQSQQENVKFILTESDTVKRRPKAKEREAGPEPPPPLSVYQNGTATMRRRPTSEQAGTPELPPPPPPAEPPPIDLVHLPPLPLPDGDARKPAKPPVSPKPVLAQPVPKIQGSPTPASKKVPLPGPGSPEVKRAHGTPPPVSPKPPPPPTAPKPPKATAGLPSGSAGPSPAPSPARQPPAALAKPAGTPPAPGASPAAPPSPGAPPPHVPAKPPRAAAVVPSGPHPASDSASPGDSARQRLEETSASLAAALQAVEEKIRQEDGQGLGPSTAAKSAGSILDDIGSMFDDLADQLDAMLE